The Pseudarthrobacter sp. BIM B-2242 region CGTGTCTTACTGCCCTTACCCACGTAGAACGGAATCCGCGTTTGCGGGTCAAGCAGTAGGTAAACGTAGTTGCCCAAGTAACCGGCGACTTGTTCCAGGACCTTCTTTTCGTCCGTCATGACTCTCTCCACTCATTGTTTGCAGAATGGCCGAGCCCGTCGAGCGTCTGGTCGAGCAACGCCCACACCTCCTCGGTTCCGGGCGGTCGCGGCTGCTCAGCCAGTTTCAGCAGTTGGGCGCGCAACTGTGCCTCGGTGTGATTTAGGCCGGCGTCGTAGGCGGGTGCCAGCAAATACGAGTGATTGTCGGTAGCGTAAGCGCCTAACATGTCCAGGAAGACTTCGAGCTCTCGTCCGGATATCGCCAGCGCAAGCTTTGATTGATCGACGTTCAAGTGGCCGGCGCCGGACTCCGCCGGCATCGAGAGGATGTCCAGCTTGCCCTTCCAGACCATGGACTGAAGTGGCTCATGAAAAAGGGAGAGTACCGTCCCCATGTGGTGCCCCTCGGAGAGCCCCTCCGGCAGAGCCCGCCTGACATCGTGGACGATCTCATGGAAATGGTCGTCTGCCAGGCCGAAACCCACGAAGAGTAAATGGTGTGTCAGCAGATGTGCCTTGACCAAGGCGGACAGGGCTTCGCGGTTGCTGTTGTAACCAAGGTAGTCGTCACGCGTCAAAACGATTGATGCAGGTTGGCTGACGGATCCGTGCAATTTCAAGAGCCAGCTGTTGCCGACTGCAGGTATGTTCTCCGGCAGGACGGTTCGCGGCCGTTGGGCATCGTGGCACGCCAACTCGAAGAGTCGGTCATAGTTCAGCGTGATTGCTCCCGAAGAGGGGACGGCGGCAAGCAGCGCGGGCGCCAAGCCATACTTCTGCAGGTCCACGGCCCTCGCGACGGCTTCGCCAAAGGCAGCCCGGGAACCGTGCTGGTCGATGTAGAGCTGCTCCAGCACGCCGGCCTGATCGAGCACTGCCAGCTTCTCGAATGCAGCAACTGCACCCTCGTCCAACTGGACTCCAGCGCGCAAGGCCGTAAGCAAATCTCTCCAGCTCGGCGCTCCGGCGCTAACGCTGACCCCCGCACCAAGAAAGGGCACCAAGTGGCCAGAGCGCGCGAGCTTGCCGAGCCCTTGCGCCTTGGCATGCAGTTCGTCACCAAGCGAAGGCCAGCACTCCGAGCCGCCCGCGTCCCGGCGAAGCTTCTGGGCCAGAGAGAAGGCTGCCTTGTCGCGGAGCACGATGACTAAGTCGACGGCGAACTTAGTAGCCAGATTCGCGCAGACGTCCAGCAGCCCGCGCAGCATAGCCCCGAGGTGGTTTCCTGCACCGCCGCCGGCCGTCCCGAAGAACGGAACGGCCAGCAATCTGTAGGGCCGCAGCGCCGGACTGGAAGTGGCGCCGGTGGCGGCACGCACGAATGCCTCCAGTCGCCGCGCCACAGCAGTGGAATCCCAGATGCCGTCCAGCGGAACCGCAGTCAGAACGGGGAGTGGATCCGCCGGTTCCCAGGCGGCCACGGGCTCCGCGAGAACTGTCCCTGCTCGGAAATCTTTCGAAGCCGATGCGGCAGCGATTCCTTGGAGGTCGGGGTTCGCCCGCAGCCAATGCTGTTCGATTCGGACGGTGGAGTCCGTAGGAAGCAGCCAAGCATCGCATTTGAGGTTGAGCATGTCTGCCATAGCGACGAAGACGTGAGGCCGGGTCATGATAGTGCCCTCAGAATTCGGACGCTGTTCCGCTCAAACGCAGCAGTACCGTTACCGTCGGGCGCCGCGATGCGGATCAAGGGCGGCTGGCCCATGGCAGGAATTACTAGATCGCGCAAAGCGTCATTGTAGGCTCTTTGGCGCTGTCGGCCACCGGGGCCGAAGCCGGAGGCTGCCTTATTGAGCCGGTACGCATCCGCTGTTCGGCAGTACTTTTTGCATAGGTTCACGTACTCGTCAGAGTCGAATCCCAGGCTGGCGTCCGCTGGATAGTGTGCGAAGGTCCGCATGCGGTAGCTGGTGAAATGCTGAACCTCATCGATTTCGATCATCGTCCCAGTGGGCAGGTGGATGAAGTCGCCGGGCAGCGCAGTTGTCCGCTTAGCTGATTGTGCCTCACCGTCGCCGCCAAGTTCGTGAAAGATCTTGTCCAAGATAATGAATTCGGCTCCGGCATCACCGGGCAAGCCGAAGTGGCCCCGCTGATTCAGCCACGGTTGTTTGTACCTGACCAGCTCGATGCCTTCGTGGGCAGCTGCTTCCAAGAACGAGTTTTCGCAATCTCCGACGGGCATTCCCACATCCTAGGGCCGCTAGCCGAAAGAATGTCACTTGACAGGTCCGGGCGCACAGCTGTCTGAGGCACAGAGTCAAAGCAACGTCGCTGTTGCTGGCGCTGGAATGGCTCCGCGGGGTGAGAACCTGGCTGCACATGAGTCCGCGACAGGCAAGATTTCTGCGGATGTGCGAGCTTTCGCCCTAGTTCATCGACTTTTCAACTATGCGGATGTCGACTTCTGATGGTTCCTCATCCAGATAGAGTCGGCCAGACCTGTGAAGTTCCAGCCCAGCGTCGAGGTACGGGCGCATAGTATTCCGTGGAATGCCTGCCTCGCGTTCCATTAGACGGCGGTTGATTTCCCCATTTCGAAGTCTTGACGGGTCCAGCGCCATTCGAGTCCAAACACGTGCGAGCTTCACGATCGCTTTCTTCCGAAGTAACTTGGGGGACGTGAACGGGTCTGGGCTGTCCCTAGCGGTGCCGTCATCAAATGCCTGCGATCCGACGTTGACCATGGCCA contains the following coding sequences:
- a CDS encoding SIR2 family protein, with product MLNLKCDAWLLPTDSTVRIEQHWLRANPDLQGIAAASASKDFRAGTVLAEPVAAWEPADPLPVLTAVPLDGIWDSTAVARRLEAFVRAATGATSSPALRPYRLLAVPFFGTAGGGAGNHLGAMLRGLLDVCANLATKFAVDLVIVLRDKAAFSLAQKLRRDAGGSECWPSLGDELHAKAQGLGKLARSGHLVPFLGAGVSVSAGAPSWRDLLTALRAGVQLDEGAVAAFEKLAVLDQAGVLEQLYIDQHGSRAAFGEAVARAVDLQKYGLAPALLAAVPSSGAITLNYDRLFELACHDAQRPRTVLPENIPAVGNSWLLKLHGSVSQPASIVLTRDDYLGYNSNREALSALVKAHLLTHHLLFVGFGLADDHFHEIVHDVRRALPEGLSEGHHMGTVLSLFHEPLQSMVWKGKLDILSMPAESGAGHLNVDQSKLALAISGRELEVFLDMLGAYATDNHSYLLAPAYDAGLNHTEAQLRAQLLKLAEQPRPPGTEEVWALLDQTLDGLGHSANNEWRES